Proteins found in one Salvia splendens isolate huo1 chromosome 10, SspV2, whole genome shotgun sequence genomic segment:
- the LOC121752765 gene encoding putative nuclease HARBI1, with translation MANEDDITKGERRRHELTTVLILLEEILLNHQINMLLISFIITLIGPETRKRKRLDRVGISPVLDTIPAHVKHLDRLVRVSDRACVDNLRMDRNTFGRLCRILRDRVGLIDQKFVTVEEQVAMFLCVLSHHTKARIVGFKFMRSSQTVSKYIHTVLRGLLTLHNLFLVKPTPIDEACSDRRWNWFQGCLGALDGTYINVRVPVADAPRYRNRKGQITTNTLAVCDPHLRFTYILPGWEGSAGDSRILRDAVSSPLGLKVPKGCYYLCDNVYANAEGFVTPYKGVRYHLKEWGPGRQAPQTPEELFNLRHTKARNVIERSFAVLKMRWGILRSASFYPIEVQTGLIIACFLLHNYIRGEMAVDPIEAELSNEANDEEENETDSANSEHISSVEPSTAWTKKRDDLARAMWAERTAL, from the exons ATGGCTAATGAGGACGACATAACTAAG GGTGAACGTAGGCGTCATGAATTGACAACCGTGTTGATTTTATTGGAGGAAATACTTCTGAATCATCAAATCAATATGTTGCTCATATCTTTTATAATCACCCTCATTGGCCCAGAAACTCGTAAGCGCAAACGATTGGATAGGGTAGGAATTTCTCCTGTGCTCGACACAATACCTGCTCATGTTAAGCATCTAGATAGACTTGTTCGTGTCAGTGATCGGGCATGTGTGGATAACTTACGGATGGATAGGAACACATTTGGGCGTCTTTGTCGCATTCTTCGTGATCGTGTAGGCTTGATAGACCAGAAATTCGTCACTGTAGAAGAACAAGTTGCTATGTTTCTGTGTGTTCTTTCCCACCACACAAAAGCGCGGATAGTTGGGTTCAAATTCATGCGGTCATCCCAAACCGTGTCAAAGTACATACACACTGTGCTACGTGGGTTGCTGACGCTACACAATCTTTTTTTAGTAAAGCCCACTCCTATAGATGAGGCTTGCTCTGACCGGCGTTGGAATTGGTTTCAG GGATGTCTTGGCGCATTAGATGGAACCTATATCAACGTCCGAGTTCCGGTTGCTGACGCACCTCGTTACAGAAATAGGAAAGGGCAAATCACGACAAACACACTTGCCGTGTGTGACCCACACCTACGCTTCACTTACATTCTGCCAGGATGGGAGGGATCCGCTGGTGATTCAAGGATTTTGCGGGATGCAGTTAGTAGTCCTCTCGGTCTAAAAGTGCCTAAAG GTTGTTACTACCTCTGCGATAACGTGTATGCTAATGCCGAGGGGTTTGTGACGCCCTATAAAGGAGTACGTTATCATTTGAAGGAATGGGGCCCTGGTAGGCAAGCACCTCAAACCCCGGAAGAGCTGTTCAACTTGAGACACACAAAGGCCCGAAATGTCATCGAACGATCGTTTGCGGTGCTGAAAATGCGATGGGGCATACTCCGCTCTGCAAGTTTCTACCCGATAGAGGTTCAAACGGGTTTGATCATAGCATGCTTCTTACTACACAACTACATCAGAGGTGAAATGGCTGTGGATCCAATTGAGGCAGAGTTGAGCAATGAAGCAAATGATGAGGAAGAAAATGAGACTGATTCGGCTAATAGTGAACATATCAGCAGCGTTGAACCTTCAACAGCGTGGACCAAGAAACGAGATGATCTTGCAAGAGCTATGTGGGCGGAGAGAACTGCACTGTAA
- the LOC121752766 gene encoding B3 domain-containing protein Os03g0212300-like: protein MANNDERDYLRLPSFFKRFSEDTSMDELRLPPEFVAVHGQELPFDCRLVMARGRQWPVHLLRIASGCHFHVGWAQFRIHNRIVHEDLLTFTLVDVGVFQVKRYKGAVDDEVSDNSYTEDVDTSDEYEPSETEADSSDDDDYASDAGVLEDDGCPTFTVTLSRANISRTLEIPYAFWQRHIRMAALFDPVYFNVDGETWLVNLAHSATKIWVKRGWRHFKEANRLAVGHRCHFKLIDRNEIIFYVWFDRA, encoded by the exons ATGGCCAACAACGATGAAAGGGATTACCTTAGGCTTCCCTCATTCTTCAAAAGGTTCTCGGAGGACACAAGCATGGATGAGTTG CGACTTCCACCCGAGTTTGTTGCGGTCCATGGACAGGAGCTCCCTTTTGACTGCCGCCTTGTGATGGCTAGGGGCAGGCAATGGCCCGTACACCTCCTTCGGATCGCTAGTGGCTGCCACTTCCATGTTGGATGGGCGCAATTCCGTATCCACAACAGGATTGTCCATGAGGACTTGCTCACATTCACGTTGGTGGACGTGGGGGTTTTCCAAGTCAAAAGATACAAGGGGG CTGTAGATGACGAGGTTTCGGACAACAGTTACACTGAGGATGTGGATACCTCAGACGAATACGAGCCGTCGGAGACTGAGGCTGATTCTTCGGATGATGACGACTATGCGTCCGACGCAGGAGTGTTAGAAGACGACGGTTGCCCAACTTTCACCGTGACTCTGTCGCGTGCCAACATAAGCCGCACACTGGAGATCCCCTATGCATTTTGGCAACGCCATATTCGTATGGCGGCCCTTTTTGACCCCGTGTACTTCAATGTGGACGGAGAAACATGGTTGGTCAATCTTGCTCATAGCGCCACGAAAATTTGGGTGAAGCGAGGGTGGCGTCATTTCAAGGAGGCCAACCGACTGGCCGTCGGTCATCGTTGTCATTTCAAGCTCATTGACCGTAATGAAATCATCTTCTACGTGTGGTTCGATCGTGCTTAA